A single Triticum dicoccoides isolate Atlit2015 ecotype Zavitan chromosome 2A, WEW_v2.0, whole genome shotgun sequence DNA region contains:
- the LOC119353191 gene encoding protein FAR1-RELATED SEQUENCE 5-like: MIRLLQTDNEGWYINEFRSKHNHPMLNTCAEKLHFPSHRHIDKYTRELVSQLRQNNVNLSKVYSIIATFFGRVKNVPFTKRCLRTLCGKLSREQADDDVRKTMAIFSEMKAQDSEFTYNVQVDDESRIRTLMWTNWRSKTQYHHFGDLITFDTTYKTNLYDMPFGLFVVVNNHFQSVLYAGILMRDETEDTFKWIFDEFVKMMGGKKPITILTDQARAMEKAIEEVYPESTHHWCKWHVLKKAKENLGAHYTKKSDFRAEFHKLVHEMLTIDEFEDGWAALLDKYSLKTNPYLVQLYETRQKWAKPYFAGKFCARQTSTGRSESANHMLKQYVPPSCSMNLFVKQYNKLQFD, from the exons ATGATAAGGCTTCTCCAAACGGACAACGAAGGCTGGTACATCAACGAATTCAGGTCCAAACACAACCACCCCATGCTGAACACTTGTGCTGAGAAGTTGCATTTCCCATCGCATAGGCATATTGACAAATACACACGTGAGCTTGTTTCTCAACTGAGACAGAACAATGTAAATCTGAGCAAGGTTTATAGTATAATCGCAACATTTTTTGGTAGAGTTAAGAATGTGCCGTTCACCAAGAGATGTTTAAGGACTCTGTGTGGGAAGCTTAGCAGGGAGCAAGCTGATGACGATGTGCGAAAGACAATGGCTATTTTTTCAGAAATGAAAGCACAAGACAGCGAGTTCACATACAACGTTCAGGTAGATGATGAGAGTAGGATACGGACCCTTATGTGGACGAACTGGCGTAGCAAAACACAGTACCATCACTTCGGTGACCTTATCACCTTCGACACGACATACAAAACAAACCTGTATGATATGCCATTTGGTCTATTTGTGGTGGTGAATAAtcattttcagagtgtgctttatgCAGGGATTTTGATGCGAGACGAGACCGAGGATACATTCAAATGGATTTTTGACGAGTTCGTGAAGATGATGGGTGGTAAAAAACCAATTACAATTCTAACAG ATCAAGCTAGAGCCATGGAAAAGGCAATCGAGGAGGTGTATCCTGAATCCACACATCACTGGTGCAAATGGCACGTGctgaagaaggccaaagaaaacctGGGTGCTCATTACACCAAGAAGTCAGATTTCAGGGCTGAATTCCACAAGCTTGTGCATGAGATGCTGACTATTGATGAATTCGAGGACGGCTGGGCAGCATTGCTTGACAAATATTCACTAAAAACAAATCCATATCTCGTGCAGCTCTACGAGACTAGGCAGAAGTGGGCAAAACCTTACTTTGCCGGGAAATTCTGTGCTCGCCAAACCAGCACTGGCAGGAGTGAGAGTGCAAACCATATGCTGAAGCAGTATGTCCCCCCGTCATGCTCAATGAATCTATTTGTCAAGCAATACAACAAGCTCCAGTTCGACTGA